CGACGTGGTGGCGGTGGACGCCTCCCAGCGGCCGGGGCTCCACCTGATGGACAGCGCCCGCTACCGCGCCCGGCTGGCGCCGAGACCGCGGCCCGGCGTCTACCGGGGCTTCCGCGTCTGCGAGTGGGAGGTCCGCCGCCGCGGTCTCGCCATCTACCCCACCCCCCGCAGCGAGGCCGAGGCGCCGGGCTGGATGCGCGTCGGCTTCGCCCTCTTCCGCCGGCTGGAGGAAGACCGGCGGCTCCCCCGCGCCCTGGACGACACCGGCGCCTCCCTGCTGGAAGCCTACCCGGCGCTCAGCTTCACCGCCCTGGCGGGCGGCTGGCTTCCCCCCAAAAGCCGGCCGGAGGGCCGGCTCGAACGCCTCCGGCTGCTGGCGGCGCTGGGGGTCCGCCGCGCGGGCGGCGGGCCCCTGCGCGCCGAGGAAGCCGACCTCGACCACGACGCGCTGGACGCCCTCGTCCTCGCCTACACCGCCTGGCGCTACGCCCGAGCCGAAGCGGTCCTGCTGGGCGACCCGCGCGAGGGACTCCTGGCGGCGCCGGTCCGCAGCCTGCCCGAGCGCTGGCTCCGGGCGAGGGCGTCCGCCGGGGCGGCGGAGGCTGCGACGGCTCCGGCTCCGGCGGGGGTCAGCGGGAGCCGGCCTCTCCCACCTGCTTGAAGTAGGCCTCCATCTGCGCCAGCGTCATCGGCCCCGTGAAGCGGACGCGGACGACACCCCCTGCGTCGATCCAGAAGCTGGTGGGGATGCCGCCCACCCGGTAGAGCTGGGCCACGTCGAGCCCCGGGTCGAGCACGAAACGCCAGTCGTACCCGTTCTCTCGCGTGAAGCGGGCGACGGTCTCGGGACTCTCCTGCATGTCGACCCCGACCACGGCGATGCGGTCGCCGTACTTCTTGTGGAAAGCCTCGAGGTCGGGCATCTCCTCCTTGCAGGGCGGGCACCAGCTGGCCCAGAAGTTGAGCAGCACCGGCCGCCCCCGCAGATCGGCCAGGCGGAAGGTCGATCCGTCCAGCGCCTTGGCCGTGAAGTCGGGGGCGGGATAGCCGGGCACCGCCGCCGCCGGCAGTTCGCCGCCTGAGGAGCCGGAAGAGCCGCTCTCCGGAGCCTGGGCGATCGCCCCCGTCCCGCCGCCGGCCCCGCCTGCGCCGGCCTGGGGCTGGCCGGGGGCCGGCCAGGAGAGGATGGTGACGGCCGCGGCCAGGACGAGGAGGGCCAGCGTGCCGTCCATGGCCAGGCGGAGACGGTTGCCGAACAGTTCCGCCGGCCGGGCGCCCGCCACGGCCAGGGCGGTCGCCGCCACGACGCTGGCCAGCGCCCCCACCTGGACCGCGCTCAGCTCCCCCCACCAGGCGCTGCGGTCGGCC
The sequence above is drawn from the Bacillota bacterium genome and encodes:
- a CDS encoding TlpA disulfide reductase family protein, translated to MTLPLPETVGWPGGPQFQTFGLFLLAGLLLGYALDRAERRDARWLAGLAGAWLVGRLLRQVVFPDLAWGDPRSWIRLTGDAFSYEGAVLGFLAGQAALAGGGWRQRLGSLDRLASPLAAATAVGMIAWPARGVPATFLALPDPAGRPALAVQVIGAVLYALVAWALGGRRQGAPGSLALFLASSGAIRFGLGWLVADRSAWWGELSAVQVGALASVVAATALAVAGARPAELFGNRLRLAMDGTLALLVLAAAVTILSWPAPGQPQAGAGGAGGGTGAIAQAPESGSSGSSGGELPAAAVPGYPAPDFTAKALDGSTFRLADLRGRPVLLNFWASWCPPCKEEMPDLEAFHKKYGDRIAVVGVDMQESPETVARFTRENGYDWRFVLDPGLDVAQLYRVGGIPTSFWIDAGGVVRVRFTGPMTLAQMEAYFKQVGEAGSR
- a CDS encoding DUF429 domain-containing protein is translated as MPGGRLFLGVDVSERRGHRLAWLDDDLRVVALEQAADVAAVVTAVRRRQPDVVAVDASQRPGLHLMDSARYRARLAPRPRPGVYRGFRVCEWEVRRRGLAIYPTPRSEAEAPGWMRVGFALFRRLEEDRRLPRALDDTGASLLEAYPALSFTALAGGWLPPKSRPEGRLERLRLLAALGVRRAGGGPLRAEEADLDHDALDALVLAYTAWRYARAEAVLLGDPREGLLAAPVRSLPERWLRARASAGAAEAATAPAPAGVSGSRPLPPA